The genomic region GCACGAGGTCGGCCGCGACAACGTCTTCGTCGTCCATATCTCGCTCCTGCCGTACATCGGCCCCTCGGGTGAGCTGAAGACGAAGCCCACACAGCACTCGGTTGCGGCCCTGCGCAACATCGGTATCCAGCCGGACGCGATCGTGCTGCGGTGCGACCGCGAGGTGCCGACCGCGATCAAGCGGAAGATCTCGCTGATGTGCGACGTCGACGAGGCCGCCGTCGTCGCCTGCCCCGACGCCCGCTCGATCTACGACATCCCGAAGACCGTGCACGGCGAGGGCCTGGACGCCTACGTGGTCCGCAAGCTGGACCTGCCGTTCCGGGACGTCGACTGGACGACCTGGGACGACCTGCTCGACCGCGTCCACAACCCCGACCACGAGATCACCCTCGCACTGGTCGGCAAGTACATCGACCTGCCCGACGCCTACCTGTCGGTCACCGAGGCGCTGCGCGCCGGCGGCTTCGCCAACCGGGCCCGCGTGAAGATCAAGTGGGTCACCTCCGACGACTGCAAGACCCCGGCGGGCGCGGCCCAGCAGCTCGGCGACGTCGACGGCATCTGCATCCCCGGCGGCTTCGGCGACCGCGGCGTGCTCGGCAAGGTCGGAGCGATCAAGTACGCCCGCGAGAACAGGATCCCGCTGCTCGGCCTCTGCCTCGGCCTGCAGTGCATCGTGATCGAGGCCGCGCGCAACCTCGCGGACATCACCGACGCCAACTCCACCGAGTTCGACCCGGCCACCGCCCACCCGGTCATCTCCACGATGGCCGAGCAGCTCGACATCGTCGCCGGCGAGGGCGACATGGGCGGCACCATGCGGCTCGGCATGTACCCGGCGAAGCTGGCCGAGGGCTCCATCGTGCGCGAGGTGTACGACGGCAAGGAGTACGTCGAGGAGCGCCACCGGCACCGCTACGAGGTGAACAACGCCTACCGCGCCGAGCTGGAGAAGAGGGCGGGCATCCTGTTCTCCGGCACCTCGCCGGACGGCAAGCTCGTCGAGTACGTCGAGTACCCGCGCGACGTCCACCCGTACCTGGTCGCCACCCAGGCGCACCCGGAGCTGCGCTCGCGCCCGACGCGCCCGCACCCGCTGTTCGCCGGGCTCGTCAAGGCCGCGGTCGAGCGGAAGACTTCGAAGTAACACACCAGTTGTACGGTGGCCGGGGTGCATCCCTTCAAAGGGTGTGCACCCCGGTTTCTCTTCGGCACGTCGGGCCCGGCACGTGGAGTCGTGCCGGGCACGTGGAAGGACAGGCATGACGATCAAGGACACCCCGGAGGAGTGGGAGATCCGGGCGACGGACACCCCCTTCGTGGGCAACAAGACCTCCGTCCGCACCGACGACGTGGTCATGCCCGACGGCACCGTGGTCGGCCGCGACTACCAGGTCCACCCCGGCTCCGTGGCCGTCCTGGCCCTCGACGAGGCCGACCGCGTCCTGGTCCTGCGCCAGTACCGCCACCCCGTGCGCCACAAGCTGTGGGAGATCCCGGCCGGCCTGCTCGACGTCCCCGGTGAGAACCCGCTGCACGCCGCACAGCGCGAGCTGTACGAGGAGGCGCACGTCAAGGCCGAGGACTGGCGGGTGCTGACCGATGTCTACACCACCCCCGGCGGCTGCGACGAGGCCGTCCGGATCTTCCTCGCCCGTGGTCTGTCCGAGGCCGAGGGCGAGCGCTTCGCGGTTGCGGAGGAAGAGGCCGACATGGAGCTCGACCGGGTGCCGGTCGAGGACCTCGTCCGCGGCGTGCTGGCCGGGGAGCTGCACAACAACTGCCTCGTCGTGGGCGTCCTCTCCCTGGTCGCCGCGCGCGCCGGCGACGGTCTGGACGCACTGCGCCCGGCCCAGGCGCCGTGGCCGGCGCGTCCCTTCGAGGCGTGAAGGTGTCCGAATCCCACCCCTGCGCCCTGCGCGGTGTGAAGATCGGCTGATCCGATCGGGGGATGTGCCCGCCGTGCCCGTCGTGCTCCGCCCGGGGCGTTGCAGAGCGTGAACTAGGCTCTGTTCACGCCCGGACCGGAGTCCCGGCGGGCTTGTGTGTGGTGGGACGGGAGTGTGGCCCGTGACGGATCAGGTCGTGGAGAGAGGCGACGTGCGGCTGACCGGACACGCTGCCGGGGAGAGTCGATTCCTGGGCCGCTCACGGGAGTTGAAGGAACTGCGCGCCGACATCGAGCGTGCCGGCCTCGACACCCTCGCCGGCCGCAAGCCCCCACGCGCGCGGGTGCTGCTCATCGCCGGCCGGCCCGGCTCGGGGCGCACCGCACTCGCCGAGGAGCTCGTCCGGCAGGTCGCGGACCGTTACCCGGACGGGGTACTGCGCGCCCGCCTGAGCGACCCGGACGGCACCCCGGTGCCGGTCGAGCGCACCGCCCGGGACCTGCTCGCCGCCCTGGACCGGGAGGCGCCGGCAGGCGCCTGTGAGGACGACCTCACCGACGCCCTGCGCACCGCCCTGTCCGACCGCCGGGCCCTGCTCCTGCTGGACGACGCTGCCGACGCCGAGCAGGTCGGCGCCCTGCTGCCCGACACCCCGGACTGCCTGGTCGTCGCGGTCTCCGAAGGCCCGCTGACCGGCATCTCGGACGTCCGCCCGTGCACCCTGGGCGGCCTGGACGCCAAGTCCGGGGTGGAGCTGCTGTCCCGGCACACCGGCTCGGTCCGCATCACCGTCGACCCCCGCGCCGCCGAGGGCCTCGCCGAGGAGTGCCAGGGGCAGCCGGCCGCGCTGATGCTGGCCGGTGGCTGGCTCGCCGCCCGCCCCAAGGCGGCCGTCTCCGACCTCGCCAAGCAACTGCGCGCCGAAGACAGCGAGGGGACCGCGCTGAGCCGCGTCTTCCGCCTCGCCTACGCCGCCCTGCCGGCCACCGCCGCCCGGACACTGCGTCTGCTGGCCCTCGCCCCCGCCGGACTCGTCGACCCGCAGACCGCCTCCGCGCTCGCCGGCTGCTCGGTCGGCAGCGCCCGCACCACCCTGGACGACTTCGTCGCCCTCGGTTTCCTGCACGTGGTGGACTCGCCGCTGCCGCAGTACCAGGTGCCGGGCTGCCTGCACGACCGGCTCCGCACCCTCGCCGAGCACCACGAGCGCCCGGGTGAGCTCCAGCTGGCCCGCGCCCGCATGCTGGAGCGGACGGTACGGCTGCTCCAGGCCTGCCGGGCGATCACCGAGACCGACAGCCCCCAGGCGCGCCAGAAGCTCCTCGACCTGCCGCGTGCCCTGCGCTTTCCCACGCCCCGGGCGGCCGCCGAGTGGCTGCGCGTGACCCGGCCCGCCCTGCTGGCCTCGGCCCGGCTCGCGGTCGCCGACGGGCAGCTGGACACGCTGGCGAGGCGGCTGATGTCCCAGCTGGTGCGGACCATGGTGGCGCATGTCGGCACCCAGGCGGCGGCGCCCGACCTCTACGACATCCACAGCCTGGTCCTCGACGTGGCGGAGCGGCGGAACCTGCCCCGCGAGCGGGCCGCCGCCCTGCTCAACCTCGGGGACCTCGACGCCCGGACCGGCCGCACGGCCGACGCGCTGGCCCGCTACCGGGCCGCGCTGGACGCCGGACGCGAGGTGAACGATCCGTATGCGACCGGCCGCGCGATGGAATCCGTAGGCGGTGCGCACCTGGAGCTCGGGGACTTCGACCGGGCCGCCGACTGGTTCGGCCGGGCCCTGGTCGAGCGGCTCGCCCGGGACGAGCGTGCCGAGGCCGCCCGGCTGTACGGGCGGATCGCCGCCGCCCACACCTACGCGGGCCGCTACGGCGAGGCCCTGCGGAACTGGCGCGCGGCGATCGCCGGGCACCGCAGACACGGTGACGTGGCCGCCCAGGCGCGGGCGCTGAGCGAGTTGGCACGGGTCCAGGAGTACGCGGGCCGGCCCGAGGAGTCGCTGCGCACCTGCCGGGAGGCCGTGGAGTGGGCGCGGCGGGCCGAGGACACGCGGTTGCAGGCTGCGCTGCATCTGCGGGTCGCCGACACCCTCGAGCATCTCGGCGACCCCGCCTCGGCCGGGCTGCACCGGGGCGCCGCCGAGCGGCTCCTCGGGGAGGACGAGGAGGACCACGAGGAGCCCGTGGCGGCCTCCGACAGCGACTCACATCGGAAACCGGAACCTGACGCCTGCGAAATCCGTGGCACATCCGCTGGAGATTGATGCAATGAAAGGCTAGACAGCGGGAACACCTTCATTAGACTGGCTCTGCCGCACGTTCTCCTGCGGTCTCTCCCGGTGTGCCCGCGCGCGCCCGGGTATGTCTAGTAATACGCCCATACCCTCTGAGCCAAGGACCGTGATCGACGTGAAGGTCGGCATCCCCCGCGAGGTCAAGAACAACGAGTTCCGGGTGGCCATCACCCCCGCCGGCGTGCACGAGCTGGTGCGTCATGGCCACCAGGTCGTCATCGAGCGCGGCGCCGGTGTCGGCTCCTCGATCACGGACGAGGAGTACGTCGCCGCCGGCGCACGGATCCTGGACACGGCCGACGAGGTGTGGGCCGCCGCCGACCTGCTGCTGAAGGTCAAGGAGCCCATCGCCGAGGAGTACCACCGCCTCCGCAAGGACCAGACGCTCTTCACCTACCTGCACCTGGCCGCCTCCAAGGAGTGCACGGACGCCCTGCTGGAGTCCGGCACCACGGCGATCGCCTACGAGACGGTCGAGCTGCCCGGCCGCGCGCTGCCGCTGCTCGCCCCGATGTCCGAGGTCGCCGGCCGGCTGGCACCGCAGGTCGGTGCCTACCACCTGATGCGCGCCAACGGCGGCCGCGGCGTGCTGCCCGGCGGCGTCCCCGGCGTCCTGGCCGGCCGGGCCGTCGTCATCGGCGGCGGCGTCTCCGGCTGGCAGGCGGCGCAGATCGCCATCGGCCTGGGCTTCCACGTGACCCTGCTCGACAAGGACGTCAACAAGCTCCGCGAGGCGGACAAGATCTTCGGCACGAAGATCCAGACCGTCGTCTCCAACGCCCTGGAGCTGGAGAAGGCCTGCCTGGAGGCCGACCTCGTCATCGGCGCCGTCCTGGTCCCCGGCGCCAAGGCCCCGAAGCTGGTCACCAACGAGCTCGTCTCGCGGATGAAGCCCGGAAGTGTCCTTGTCGACATCGCGATCGACCAGGGCGGCTGCTTCGAGGACTCCCGTCCGACCACCCACGCCGAGCCGACCTTCCAGGTCCACAACTCGGTCTTCTACTGCGTCGCCAACATGCCCGGCGCGGTGCCCAACACCTCCACCTACGCGCTCACCAACGCCACGCTGCCCTACATCGTGGAGCTCGCCGACCACGGCTGGGCGGACGCGCTGCGCCGTGACCCGGCGCTGGCCAAGGGCCTCAACACCCATGACGGCAAGGTCGTTTACCGGGAGGTCGCCGAGGCGCACGGCGTGGAGCACGTGGAGCTGTCCTCGCTGCTCGGCTGAGCCGCCCACCGGCCCTCGGGGGCCGGTAAGTCGGCTAAGTCACCAACCCGCAAAGGCGATACGTCAACACAGGTCGTCAACGCCGCGCACCCGGCCGGACCTTGCCCGACAAGGTCCGGCCGGATGTGTGTATGGTCACTTCGCGATTCTCGGGCAACTCGCCTCGAACGTAACCCTTCAACCGATTCGCACACCGGTGAAACCTGCCGTGCGACGGCCGTACGCCCTTGACAGCGGGATGTTTCATTGCCGACACATC from Streptomyces chartreusis NRRL 3882 harbors:
- a CDS encoding CTP synthase encodes the protein MPPAAFRNSTTKHIFVTGGVASSLGKGLTASSLGMLLKARGLRVVMQKLDPYLNVDPGTMNPFQHGEVFVTNDGAETDLDIGHYERFLDRDLDGSANVTTGQVYSTVIAKERRGEYLGDTVQVIPHITNEIKHRIRRMATDEVDVVITEVGGTVGDIESLPFLETVRQVRHEVGRDNVFVVHISLLPYIGPSGELKTKPTQHSVAALRNIGIQPDAIVLRCDREVPTAIKRKISLMCDVDEAAVVACPDARSIYDIPKTVHGEGLDAYVVRKLDLPFRDVDWTTWDDLLDRVHNPDHEITLALVGKYIDLPDAYLSVTEALRAGGFANRARVKIKWVTSDDCKTPAGAAQQLGDVDGICIPGGFGDRGVLGKVGAIKYARENRIPLLGLCLGLQCIVIEAARNLADITDANSTEFDPATAHPVISTMAEQLDIVAGEGDMGGTMRLGMYPAKLAEGSIVREVYDGKEYVEERHRHRYEVNNAYRAELEKRAGILFSGTSPDGKLVEYVEYPRDVHPYLVATQAHPELRSRPTRPHPLFAGLVKAAVERKTSK
- a CDS encoding NUDIX domain-containing protein, coding for MTIKDTPEEWEIRATDTPFVGNKTSVRTDDVVMPDGTVVGRDYQVHPGSVAVLALDEADRVLVLRQYRHPVRHKLWEIPAGLLDVPGENPLHAAQRELYEEAHVKAEDWRVLTDVYTTPGGCDEAVRIFLARGLSEAEGERFAVAEEEADMELDRVPVEDLVRGVLAGELHNNCLVVGVLSLVAARAGDGLDALRPAQAPWPARPFEA
- a CDS encoding tetratricopeptide repeat protein; this encodes MTDQVVERGDVRLTGHAAGESRFLGRSRELKELRADIERAGLDTLAGRKPPRARVLLIAGRPGSGRTALAEELVRQVADRYPDGVLRARLSDPDGTPVPVERTARDLLAALDREAPAGACEDDLTDALRTALSDRRALLLLDDAADAEQVGALLPDTPDCLVVAVSEGPLTGISDVRPCTLGGLDAKSGVELLSRHTGSVRITVDPRAAEGLAEECQGQPAALMLAGGWLAARPKAAVSDLAKQLRAEDSEGTALSRVFRLAYAALPATAARTLRLLALAPAGLVDPQTASALAGCSVGSARTTLDDFVALGFLHVVDSPLPQYQVPGCLHDRLRTLAEHHERPGELQLARARMLERTVRLLQACRAITETDSPQARQKLLDLPRALRFPTPRAAAEWLRVTRPALLASARLAVADGQLDTLARRLMSQLVRTMVAHVGTQAAAPDLYDIHSLVLDVAERRNLPRERAAALLNLGDLDARTGRTADALARYRAALDAGREVNDPYATGRAMESVGGAHLELGDFDRAADWFGRALVERLARDERAEAARLYGRIAAAHTYAGRYGEALRNWRAAIAGHRRHGDVAAQARALSELARVQEYAGRPEESLRTCREAVEWARRAEDTRLQAALHLRVADTLEHLGDPASAGLHRGAAERLLGEDEEDHEEPVAASDSDSHRKPEPDACEIRGTSAGD
- the ald gene encoding alanine dehydrogenase, with amino-acid sequence MIDVKVGIPREVKNNEFRVAITPAGVHELVRHGHQVVIERGAGVGSSITDEEYVAAGARILDTADEVWAAADLLLKVKEPIAEEYHRLRKDQTLFTYLHLAASKECTDALLESGTTAIAYETVELPGRALPLLAPMSEVAGRLAPQVGAYHLMRANGGRGVLPGGVPGVLAGRAVVIGGGVSGWQAAQIAIGLGFHVTLLDKDVNKLREADKIFGTKIQTVVSNALELEKACLEADLVIGAVLVPGAKAPKLVTNELVSRMKPGSVLVDIAIDQGGCFEDSRPTTHAEPTFQVHNSVFYCVANMPGAVPNTSTYALTNATLPYIVELADHGWADALRRDPALAKGLNTHDGKVVYREVAEAHGVEHVELSSLLG